The Oenanthe melanoleuca isolate GR-GAL-2019-014 chromosome 12, OMel1.0, whole genome shotgun sequence DNA window GCTGCTTTGTAATATTCCCTCTGATTaagctgcaggagcacatgATATGCTTAGTTCATCCCTCATCATTCCATCTTTTGGCAAAACAAGGCAGGCACCACAATCTGACAACAAGCTGTTTTGACTGTAGTCCTCAATACAGCAAGGCAGAGGTGGAACCCACCTCCCATCACCATCccttttcatttaaaagcacagcagactcaagaaaacagagaataaaAGAGTGGACTGGAAGCTTTCTGCAAGAGAAGCACTCATTCTTTAGGGCTCCACTAAGGGAGTAACCCTATGTGATGGTCTGCACtccattttctctgcatttaaaTAGAAATGGGCATGCCCCAATTTCTTTTTCACACACAAGAAATCACTGCTATAGTTTATCTTTCCCATCTTACTTCTGGACGCCTGGGGTTGTCGCTGTGATAGAAATAATCTCCTCCTCGGGTAACATCAGCATGGGGATCCTCCAGGTGTGACAAGCTCAACTGCTTGAAATCATCAATTTTATCCACCAGACCTAAGGAGAATAAAGCATCAAGCTGAGGCTCAGTGTCTAATCTGGAATGGCCAGTTTGCTGGCTGGCCTCTTGATTATCACTTGACACAGCtattgtggaaaaaaacaaagtccACTGCTGATGCAACAGCAAACACAAAGCCAGTACAAAACAACCCTTACCCTTGGAAAGAACAAAGCTGCCAACCTGGACGTTAGgagaaacagcagtgaaagACTCCACAGCCATGGCACTGAGGAACAGATAGAGTCCCTGATCAAACTCTTGATTTGCAGTATGCAATATATAGCACAGAAAAGGTACTGTGGCAAACATCAGGAGGAACTCAAAGAGCTAAATGACTGTCACGACGTGAAAACAAATTCATCAAGAAACTGTCCAGACTGCATACTCTTGGAGCCATTAAACTAAGTCAAGGCatcactgctctgagctgctctaaTTTCTTTATGCCTTGTTCTCCCAACTACCAAAAGAAGAGCAGTTTCCATATACTGCACTCTGTTGTGAAATCAGTCATTTAGCTTTCATCTTTGATCAGATCCAATGACAGAATTTAGAGGGACTGTGCCAGATGGCACCTCACCTTGGGTTTTTGTGTCCAATTTCTCGATCAAAGTTTCTGCTGTTCACAACTTCTGATTTCCACTCTGTGTCTAAACAGAATGATAAGAAGGTTGAGTAAAAGACACTCAGATCTATTGAAGACACCTCTCAATCGATCAGTTCTAGGTTACACTTCTAGTAATACTGTCTACATCAATGTCTGTGATAGTCTGTACCGATACTTAGATCCATCCTCCTAGCATATTAACAGGGAATGGCAGGATTTAGGGtgaaaaaaggtatttttgggataaaattGTAACTCTACTTTGCTCAGCTTTGCTGTTGGCATCTTCCATGATCAGGCTTTGATTCTTGGCTCCACTCTTTGGAAATAAGCTGGTTTTGTAATACCAAAGAGCAGAGAACAAACGGAAATGAGTCTGGAGTGAACCTGAGCCCAGGAAAAGTTGAGTCCAAATGTGTTTTGCCAACACACAAGTcagtaattatttattttaattgacaATAAACTTTCCCTAAGGTGCTTTGCCCATGTTGGTAACTGGAAAGCCATCTCCCTATCTTTCTTTCAACCTATCCTTCACTctgttgttcccagttttttccCCAGTCCTGCTGAGGGGAGAGTAATCAAGCAGCTGTGTGGGTCCATGGCTGGCATGGACCCACAGACATTTATGGGACAGAATCCATCAATCTTGAGAGAACAACTGTTTTTTTAGATGGCATTTCTTTTTGCTCCCTGTCACTGTGTGAGCCCATTTTTCATGGCCCACAACCACCAGCTTTGCCCCTTATGTACCTCCATGATACAGGGTCTCTATGCTTCACTCAGCTGAGTATTTTTTATATGATCACACCCAGAAACTGCTGCACGCCCACGTTCCACATCCACGTGCTTTGATCAGAGGTAAATGAAGCACACAGACCAATCTCCAAACACATGATGACTCAGAGTACTTTTCTGCCACTGGGTAGATCAGAATAatgcacccagctctgctcttgccAAAAAAGCACTTGGCAAAAGCCACAGTGAACATCAGAAGGTGCTGCTGGTATCAACATCTAAACAGGTTCTCAACAGGCTCCCTCACAGGCTGCAGCtatcctgcttttccctgtctATTCTCTTCTGCTCACAGCTGACATATTTCCAATTACTCCATATCTGAAGTGTAATCTCAGGTGTAGCTTTGAACACACTCCCATCTCTGGTCATAGGACCTTATGGGCCCTATTTCTGGAGCATCCTATCTCTGTATTTTCCTCTGAACTTTTAGGGGTTTCAAAACAAGACTCAGGTTTTCTATAGCCCTTTCTTGCTGACAGCATATCTCCTTTCACCGGAGTTTCTTCAGGAAAAGGAGCGTTTGTAATTTAGGAATGAGAAatttatttaggaaaataaaaggaaagagaattgtttaagaaagagaatttttgcttatttcctcacattcctttcctttctttcccaagaAGAAAATAGAGGTTTTTCAACAAAAGtcaaaatacacacacacatgaaagTCCAAAGTTATGTACATAAAAGGAAAGGAACCTTCTGTTGATCAACTTACCATATGAATACTTTGTCTCTTTCTTAATCTCACCATTCTCCTCATATTCCCTGCAGAGAAAAAGGGCTGGGATGAGAACCAAAacagtgcacacacacccctgctcagggcagaaTATAGCTCACCAATTAAATGCACAGACAGATCTCTGGCAACACAGACTTATCTTTATACATAACCTAACTCTTCTCTGAACTACCTGTTCTGAAGACATAGATGCTCTGTACCAGGAGAAAACTAAACACAAATGCTTAACAACCACAACCTTTTAATTCCCATGCTTTGAACAAGGAGGTGTTGACTAGATTGATGAGGAACAACCAGAATTAAATACAGTGAGACAAGCTGGCCCAAATCAAGTCTCCAACAGATGCTGCAACATAAGCATGCTAAgactgagaaattattttcaacacCTTCACAACCTctgaccctttttttttatgacaTGAAAGACATTTGGAACATGGAATTCTGTGCAGTCACACCTACAAAATAGCTAATAACGAACCATCAGTGGAATTATTAGCAataacagaaatgttttccctCTTTGGATTGCAACTATTAGCAGAGCAGTTAATATCTCTCAAGGAAATTAAAGTGattctctaaagaaaaaaaaaatccaagaattCTCTGGAATTCTCTTGCTATAAGGAATTttataatttggttttttttcttaggtataaggaaaaaaaatgtgatagGATCCTGGTAACACAACAGTCCCATAAACTACTTTTAAAGATTACTTTCACTTACTTGGAATCTTCATATTCAACCCACTGGTACATTTCCACTTTACGCTTAAGTTTGACAGCTTGGATGGAGAGCCCATAGCTGGGGTCAAACAAAGGCTGtgcaaaaattaaagaaaatacaagtcAGTCTAAATGCTATACTTCACAACTACTAACATTCTACTTTTCCTACTGAACCCATTTACATCCCTCACTGTACAGCTAGCACTATCTCACACACAGGTGAACATGGTATAAATGTcatgaaagacaaaaagaaatgtcTCTGGCAAATCTGACCAGAAGAATCATCATCAAAAGTTATTGCCACAGTGAAGAAAGAACTGCTGACTATGGGTTTACAGGTTTCAGTGTTTAAACCAGGATATTCTGTTTTGATGGAAGGTGCTGTGTTATTTTCTGCATTGTGGGTGGACCATGGAAAATGGTCTACTGAAAAGTCAGAACTTGCAGAGCTACTGTGCTGCAAGAGCCTGAAGCCTTAACAATAACATAAACACACAACAGGTTCCCTACATAGATGGCAACTGAAATTGTCCACAAAAGGCAGCTTGAGGGTAAACAGAGCTAGAGCTGGCATTGGCTTGGAGAAGGGAGTGCAAGGCCATTCAGCATCTCCCTGATTCTGGGCCAGTAACCAGAGCTTGAGTGGTAGCTGGCAATGCttagaggaagagaaaagcaacaTGTCTTTTCCTGGATACCAAACAAAACTTTACTTGGCAAAcacttttccttccctccaagCTTGAAATACTCATATCTTCAGCATACTATTTTATTTACCTTAGATGTACTCAGAGCTCCAGCCAAGTGCACCAGTCTCCCCTCATTCTGCTGGGAGATACTGTGGATGCTGTCAAGAGGGACCACAAGTGAAAGTCCCTCATCAAGAGATTTGGCTGTCCTTAAAGCTCGTCCctgcaatgaaaaaaatcagaaatcaaGTTGTGGAGAATCACTGTCACAGCAATATTTTGTGAACAAGGTTAGCAGACAAGTGTACTGATGGCATAAGGAATGCTTGTATATTCAGCCCAAGGCATATTTTTGAAACACACTTGTACTTCTCCACTCTCTGTGTCTGAGCCAGTTTTGAGCAGTACTTctcacccagcagcaggaccaTTACCACTGACTAAGTTTCTCAAACAGACCCAAATTCTTCCTGCAAGGGTCCAAACTTACTGCTCTTCACCTCTTACCTTCATTCCTGAATAACTGCAAAAAGGATATATATTATGGTTCATTGTTCCACACACTTATACTGACTCCTTGGCAGAAATTTTCCCTGCCTTACCATCATATCCTAATGTGCTTTGTTTTGCAAAGTCATCAAAATTTAGAGTAGCTATTTTTCCTCTTGTAGAGGTATGAAAGAAAGTCTCCAAGTGAAAATCTACAGAATTCTGCTCTCCACTCCAAAACTGCCAAACAAGTACATTTCAATGGCATGGTGTTAAGATCCCTGgcttacctttttttttttttaaaatctaaaaccAAGAAATAAtactgagaaaaaacaaataaataacacCCCCAATTTTGCAATATGAAGTATGAACTTCTTTAAAGCAATTCTAACAACACTAGAAAGGAGGACCATTTGTTACctcaagaaaaaagagaagactgGAATGTGGCCACTCATGCAACCCTCTTACTACAGGCTGTTTCATCATCAGTTTACAAGCTTTGGATCTTATCTCTCATCACACACTGCTACTGACTCTACTACACCTAGTTCCAGAGAAATACTACCTGTGGCCTGTGATTTCACTATTCTGTTAAATCTCACAAGCACCAGATGCCCAGACAAAACCTCCTCTCCTCATGGATTAAGTAATAAAGCTGTGTACAAACACTGACAGTATTGCACTTACTTCATTGGTAAAAAGGAGGTAGAAAGCCAGAAGAAATGTCACAAGTCCAATCAACATGCCTGCAGAAGTCTGACTGAGTCTCTCCAGGAACCCTGGTTTGGGCTCACTTGTGATTTTAACATGTTCTTTTCTGCTGTTGCCTGTGTCAGAGAACTgctgaaaataaaccaaaagtGCAATATTGCTGTGAAAGGGCAAAGCATTCAGTTTCAAAACAAGCCTTTTAGCTTTGTTAGACAACTGCCCTGCAGAACAGAACCTCGTGCCTTGGACCAAAATTTTCTCACACTTATTAAATGCCTTATCACACTTTGACACCAGAAACACattcaataaataaaactccagcctgacagaaaacaaaccccaaacaatttCTACTGTAGTGGTTCTACACATTCAAGCTTTCTTCGGTCTGCCTCCAGGTTCTGTATTTGGAGTCCACACCCTGCATTCAGGCCATGACAAATTGAGTAATAGTCCTAAATTCCTGACCAGCTAAAACACCGCTATAAATAACACATTATGATTCACCTCACCAGTAAAAAGCGTGTCTGCCCACTCTAATATAATTATATCAAGGGTAACAGTAACTTAAAGCAAAGCACAGGACTAACATGAGAGCCCAGGGGTTTATCTGCGCGTATGCGGCTTGTGGGGACCTACCAAATACAACTCCAGCACGCAGGGCATGGCACTTCTCTGTGTGCGGAAAATCGCGCTATGAAAAGCAAGTGTCCATAAAAcagacagaggagtcctgcaactttattcaaataaagggagAGTCCACAGGGACACACGCCCGCGGGGTTTTCTCTCTCTCGGTTTCGGAGGGCGCAGCCTCCTCTCATCCCAAACCACCCGCTGAGGAACAGTGCAAGGTACAGCCTTGCTTTCCACATATCCCCCCTTGAACCTACTGCTTCATCCCAAAGTTCAGAAATCCAGCCTTGTGGAGACCCACTTTCTGTTTCATGAGTTAGGCTGTCCGGGCTCTGCAACAAACCCGCTGCCCAAAGCCAGGAGAGACACGAAGACCCATTTCAAAGCCATTAACGCCCATACCTTCACCCATCGAATTATCTGTAAAGGCATTAGTACACATCTTCCCTCTCATGTGGAGATGCCTGGAGGGGTGTGACTGGCACAGGGCCCTGGCCACAGCCCGGGCTCCTCGGGGCCGGCCCGGGCCGCGCCACACGGAGCGCGgagcagcggcggggccggagcgAGCAGCACTTACATTCCTCGACATCCTGAGCCTCTCACTCCTGCCGGGAACCACAACTCAGGAGCCGCCGGAGCCGCGCACCGCCAGCCTCGCCCTCAGCCGCCTCAGGGCTCCCGCCCGCAGCGGCGCACGCCGGGACGCGTAGTTCCCGCCGCGGCGGGGaagcccttccctcctccttccctcctccttccctcctccttcccttcccttcccgcctctctctctctccgcGGGCCGGCGGGAGCTGTAGTGCCGCGGCCGGCAGGAGGTGCGTCAGCGGCCGCCTCAGGGCCGGGAAGGCGCTTCCGGAGGCGGGAGGTCGCGGCGTGGAGCGGcggcgcggcgctgcccgggcgGTGCTGGCGGGacggcgggagcggagcggcggggccCGTGTGCGGCGCGCTGCGGAGGGAGGCACCGGCCGGCTCCGCCATGTCCTACTGCAGGCAGGAAGGTGCGCCCGAGTGTCCTCCCAATGTCACCCCGGCGGGCGGGCTCGCCGTGAGGCGGCCGGGGCTGGGTGCGCTGCGGGGTCGCTCCCCGCAGCCCATGAGGGGAAGGCGCAGCCGGAGCAGAGAGGAGTCGCGGCAGCCGCCCGCGGTCCGTGTATGCCCACGGCAGCGCTGCCTGTCTCCCGCCGCCGACCTTTCTCCTGGGGAGGGCGGGAAGGGCGGCGGGGCCATGAGGCGGCAGCGCGGCCCCGGccgtgtggggctgggagcggcCGAGGTGCCCGCAGGGACCGTGTGCGGAGCGGCTGAGCCGTGCGGGCAGGGCACTCCCGGCCGGGGTGACTGCAGGGACCGTGTGCGGAGCGGCTGAGCCGTGCGGGCAGGGCACTCCCGGCCGGGGTGACTGCAGGGACCGTGTGCGGAGCGGCTGAGCCGTGCGGGCAGGGCACTCCCGGCCGGGGTGACTGCAGGGACCGTGTGCGGAGCGGCTGAGCCGTGCGGGCAGGGCACTCCCGGCCGGAGGTGACTGCAGGGACCGTGTGCGGAGCGGCTGAGCCGTGCGGGCAGGGCACTCCCGGCCGGAGGTGACTGCAGGGACCGTGTGCGGAGCGGCTGAGCCGTGCGGGCAGGGCACTCCCGGCCGGAGGTGACTGCAGGGACTGTGTGCGGAGCGGCTGAGCCGTGCGGGCAGGGCACTCCCGGACAGAGGAGCCCGCAGGGACCGTGTGCGGAGCGGCTGAGCCGTGCGGGCAGGGCACTCCCGGCCGCCGAGCCACTCCTGCCCGCAGGGCTTACATTTATCCCAGCCTGACTGAGTGGCCAGAGGTGTGGGGTTTTGCCTTTTTGTAGAATGCGAGCTTTTCTATATCCGTAACGTATTGTACATAGTGTTTATGAGACTTGACCACTTCTTAAAGTGAGAGATACATAGATAAATATCTGgatttatatctatatctacatatataaaaataaatatcc harbors:
- the TMEM43 gene encoding transmembrane protein 43 isoform X1 — its product is MSRNQFSDTGNSRKEHVKITSEPKPGFLERLSQTSAGMLIGLVTFLLAFYLLFTNEGRALRTAKSLDEGLSLVVPLDSIHSISQQNEGRLVHLAGALSTSKPLFDPSYGLSIQAVKLKRKVEMYQWVEYEDSKEYEENGEIKKETKYSYDTEWKSEVVNSRNFDREIGHKNPSAMAVESFTAVSPNVQVGSFVLSKGLVDKIDDFKQLSLSHLEDPHADVTRGGDYFYHSDNPRRPEVGDLRVSFFYAGLSGDDPRLGSADKVTVIARQRGDQLIPYHTKSGDVLEILYPGDLSAEEVFQKEHESNTMKTWALRAAGWFSMFVGISLMTRIFYTLVDWFPVVRELVSVGLQAFAVCVASSLSLLTIAAGWLFYRPLWALLLALLSALPILLARSRVPPKKQQ
- the TMEM43 gene encoding transmembrane protein 43 isoform X2 — its product is MSRNFSDTGNSRKEHVKITSEPKPGFLERLSQTSAGMLIGLVTFLLAFYLLFTNEGRALRTAKSLDEGLSLVVPLDSIHSISQQNEGRLVHLAGALSTSKPLFDPSYGLSIQAVKLKRKVEMYQWVEYEDSKEYEENGEIKKETKYSYDTEWKSEVVNSRNFDREIGHKNPSAMAVESFTAVSPNVQVGSFVLSKGLVDKIDDFKQLSLSHLEDPHADVTRGGDYFYHSDNPRRPEVGDLRVSFFYAGLSGDDPRLGSADKVTVIARQRGDQLIPYHTKSGDVLEILYPGDLSAEEVFQKEHESNTMKTWALRAAGWFSMFVGISLMTRIFYTLVDWFPVVRELVSVGLQAFAVCVASSLSLLTIAAGWLFYRPLWALLLALLSALPILLARSRVPPKKQQ